The Euphorbia lathyris chromosome 4, ddEupLath1.1, whole genome shotgun sequence genomic interval CATCAACCTAAAGATGAACCTTCCAAGGTAGCCACATCAAACTATATTTCTAGAATAAGTTAAGGGTCTTAAAGACAAGAAATATTGAGAAATCCTAATTTCATGATGTAAGTCTTACACTAGGAAAATGGCAAGATCGTCTCTCTTCCATCTTGTGGTCGTTAAAGCACACATGGTATAAAACTTGTGTTATAATGTTCAATTCTTTCTTGGAAAGAGGAGCATGTCTCATCTTAACACCATATAGAAGCATAGGTTCAAATGTATCAAAACATTTAACTTTAGTTCACTACATATAGTGATTACTTCAGACTGTTTAAACAAAAGGTATTAAGTTGTCTCAAACTTGTCATTTAGATTACACTTAATCTATTTCATACACATGTAGTATATGTTATCTAGACCTCGGTATAGCCGATGAGCCCGCCTGCTCGGCCTGAGCCCAGGCCCATTTAGCCGGGcctggacacataaaattagCGAGGCCCGACCCGACCCAAGCCCGAATAAACCCGTCTAGAAAATGGGCGGGCTTGGGCTATATAAATACCCGCCTGGCCTGGCCCCGCCCGGCCcgttctctctatatatatttataaattatatataatatttatttaccctCATATATATACTCTCCAATCCATCTCCTCCTAACCCTAAATGCACGCCTCCCTCCTTCATCTTTGACACACAGACACATCAACTCCCTCATCTCACACAACTCCGCCCCTCACCAAACGACCGCCGCCCCTGAACTTCCTCATCTCATCTCACACAACTCCCTCCCCTCAACAACCGACTGCCGCCCCTCAACAACCGATCGCCGCCCCTCAACCGCCCCTCAACCGACCGGCCTATTagtttttttggtaagaaaagtAACAAGAATCAATTTGTATTAAAGGAGCTGGAATTATTTTGTCGATCATATTCTGAATGAGGTTCTAAGAAATGCTGTTTTGAGTTGAGGGGAGATTaactattagtttattataattttttaagacttattaactattgtgtttattattttttattaaaaaaagttagtatttcattttaattgaattttttttaatatagttaTGGACTTGggcgggcgggcttgggattccttTTTTAGACCCGAGCCCGACTCTAATCAGTGTGGGCTTGGACTGGACTTGAGCTTGTCAGATTTTATTAAAAGCCCGAcaggcccggcccggcccatGCCGAGGTCTAATGTTATCATCTTGCACCATGATGAAATTGCTTTTATACCTTCTTCAAGGTGACTTCTGTTATTGAACACACTCTCGAATTGTTCAAAAACAGCCTCATCCTTCTATATTTTAACCATATGACAAAACAATAGTAAATGCTCATTTTCTATCAGAAATGCATTGTATTATAGAACAACGaacattaacaaaaaaaatatccaCACTCGTGTATTGGAAAAAATTCATGAAACCTTTATTCATAAATCATGTTCACAAAATACATGAAGAACAGAAATATGCTTAGATCATACACAATCTTTGGGATCTAATATGCTTTGTATAAACATCTTTGTTGACATGTATGGCAAGCGAATCCACAACCATATCATGAGTTGATACATACTTCATACTAACTTCCTTGCGTACAATTGTCTTGTTATGATATCTCTGAtacttaatgaaaataataatagatTGACCATCACAATTAACTACGACCGGAATATTATAGGTAGTAACCTTTATATGGTTTGGAAACCTATTCAACCAAACTGTCTATTGAGAAACTATTGAAAGTTTGCCGTTGCTTTAATTTAAGATATATTATGTAACACCTTTTTTCACAACAATAATAAATTTTGATTCAAAGTAACCTCGAACTGATACGAGTCAATGTAACCTAATGACATAGACAAGGCTCATCAAGGTAGGTTTTAAAGCTGTGCGAGAATGGTTAAATTTGTCAAGGAAAATTGAGTTAATGACCAGATATTCTCGCCATTGTTTTTTGTTCATACATATTTTCACCATTGTTTACTTAATGTAATACATGCTCAATATTATTGTCAGAATGTGCAGTTACACCTCTTTCTATAGAAAAATGAATATGATTACATTTGTTGAATCCCCAGCCAAATTGAAATGGATAATATCTAGGATACGAAATCCTTAGTGGCCTTGTACTTGATTATCAGTTATGACAAATTCAACCATCGTCCACTTGCAAAAATCAAATTATAACAATACCAAAAACGAACCAATTGAAATATTCAACAATTGACTATAACACAATGAATCAATTACATAATTCCAGTAGGTCATCTAAAATTATTATAGATACAATTAATTGACAATAATAAGCAACAGAGCCTATAAATTCACTCTCTTTCCTTCTGAATTCCAATCCAACGTGCATAATCCACCCACCTACAACAAATCACATCCAGAGTTTCAATCTAAAACTGTTTCAGAATAACAGCAAATGCAACACACACAAAAGAAACAGTTCTATTCTATCTTACATCAATGATCCCAAGAAGGTATTGCCCGTTCGAACAGCAAAGCAAATTGCACTTAGAAACAACTTATGCTGGTGCAACAATGGCTCCAAAATTCTTTGTTCAATAACTCCAGCAAGTATTTGGTACCTGTTCAACAATCCTTGTTAGATATTCTCACTCATTCAAATATCCTacattttgtttctttttattttttctttattttgaaaaaaactgCTGCTTAGAACCATGATTCGTATCTGCAACGATTACCAGTAGATGTACCAACATAATGCAATCCTAGCTGGTGATatatcaatatattttttttataattccaAAAGTGGTCTCTTTATCACTAGTGTATCCTGAAACAATGGTATGTTTCAGTTTCTTTTTGCAATAGAAGTATATTATAATCAACTACTGCATATTTCTCATTGATCTTGCTCGATATATTTTGGGAAACAAAGATGTCAATGACATTGATGAAGGATAAGTTTTGCATATcagtaattttactcttaatatttCCTTGATTTGTTTGATATTAATCAAAAACTTATAAAGATTCTAATCCTAATATTACCATTATGAATAATAAATTGGATGAAGATTACCTTAGATTGCTAGAAACTGCCATATAGACTCCATATGCAGCACTGGTGGACAATATGGGCACATCCTCGGCTTCACCAGCAAAAGATTTATCCAAAACCTTTCTTGCATTGATCAATACATTTGTCAAGCCTACACCAATCTGCAAAGGTTTTATTTTAGTTAAATGACATCAAGTTGAAAAACGATGCTACCAAAAGCATGCATGAATATGTTTCAGTATCTCACATGATTGAAAATAGAttcagacaaaaaaaaaaaaaaaaaaatctaaatcatAGCTAACTAACTATGGAATGCATGCTGAAGatcccaaaaaaaaatgaactatGTATTTAACTGGCAGCTGATATTCAGAAGCATCAGGACGTAAACTCGAAATGTAAAATTACACTTTGATCAATAAATATACCTATGctgcggcccggtgcactacgtgtccccgctaagcgagggtctggggaggggtcccaccacaagggtgtaatgggggcaagccttcccatgccaatttatttggcaagaggctgctcctaagactcgaacccgtgacctctcagtcaaacgacaacaacgtttaccgttgcgccaaggctcgccctcctcAATCAACATGtataaccaaaaaaaaatgcaGAGGATCTTCACAAACCCCAACACACATTGTTCTCTGTGCAAAACATTatataaagaaattttactcATGGTGATATTGTCCTATCCTCAAAAGGATAAATTAGGGTTTTCTTGGGATTTGGTGTTTAATTTGTAGATATGCACACACGCACACGAACCTCAGCAGATTGGTCATTACTTTTGCTGCTAATGATCAATCCTTATTTCAGACCATCAAACATTCAGTTTCCAGTGATGTATAGATAGAGATGAACACGTGACACAATCTATGTTAATGAACATGTATAAAACAAACTACGAAATTACCAACAACTGTGTCTTTGGCAGCAACATTCACAAGCCAGCCAGATTGACTTGAACAACAATTAAAACACTACCCTTTACAGTCCCTTAAATCTTCTGGATGCAATTTAGAACATAGAGTGCGCTAAATAGTTAGATTAAATACTTTCAGCAGCATCCTATCAAGCACATGGAAACCAGCATTATTGGCCACAGTAGCATGAGATGCACCTAAAGCTCCTCTACTACTGAGGAAAGGTCCTCTCAATGCTCTGATACCCACAGTAGAACATAAAGCCAAATGTAATTGCATCTAGTACCTATAGGCCAAGGATACCAATCACGGAGACAAGTAGGCCGATAAGTTCCTTTCAGTGCATTCTGTCATTATTTCCTATATTTAAATATGAAAGTGTGAAATCAAGTAGCAGTTACAGGATACTTTCACTGGCTAGACAAACTAAGTTAATTACAAAGATAATCTAGAACATGAAcggggaagaaagagaaagaagttGGGGGTGGAACGCCTGGAATTAGAAGGATCAATTGTGATGAGAAAGTAATTAGCCACCAGAGAATTATGAGTAAATATATACGGGGTCAGGAGAGTATGAGAGGGAGTGGGAGTGGGTTATTCATTATGATGACAATGAACACAGTAAGGTCCAGTATTTGCAGAAAAATCACCAAAATTTTTTAGCAACTTAAAAATACAGAAGGCTAAAAGCCAAGATAGTTGATATCAAGTACCGCATTAACGTACCAGAGATGCACTGGTCCCAACTGCAAATAGCTTTGATCCATTGCGCTGGAGAAAACATCAGTAGAAAAGGTCACGAAAATTCCGTAGTATGCTTAGTTGTTTTCATTCATATGATATGGTACATACCACTATAGCACCAATTCTCTGTAACAATGAATAAGATGTTCCAGCCAAAGCTACCTGCATGCAggatttcagaaattaatagacCTATGATTTCAAAAATATAAGTAGTGAGAATTGGTTGCTAAAACAATCAATAACCTGAAATGCATTATCAGGACAACTGTAGAAGAATTTAGCAATTGGACCACCACTGACTGCAAGAGGTGAGCGTAGGGAAACAGTAGGAGCAGGAAGCCACACAAGCATAAAGTCCGCTATTATAGCCATCACCTACATCAAACACTATTCAGGACATAAGAAAAAggatgtgtgtgtgtgtgtgtgtgtgtgtgtgtggggggggggggggggggggggggggggggggggttacaAAAACATAGGTTGATtgatcttctttggattttctACACATCCTATCCAAGCAAAGATTTTTGCAAGCCATATTTACTCTATCTGAACAAACTGTAGAATTTATGTTGTGATAAGCTGAAGTCAAAGACATGAATCACCATGAAGTTCAACCACATTTAAATAGTCGAGTACTTCTTGATCAGTTGAAtgctaaatattaattaagcaAAATAGCAAATACTTAGAGCTCTTCGTCACTTGCAGCTTAAATTTCAAGTATATATCTCAATCAAATTAGTTTTAAGCAGTGTgcacctctttttttttttaattgtttcttCAAAAGAATTATCCCAATCAATCAGTGTATGTAAGAGCTATAATGGAGACCGCTCAATCCATCAGCCTCAAAGTCTCAAAAGAAAGCAAAAGTTACGATGCATCAAATACCAATATATAACAGCCATACCACATCAGCAAAAACAAAGTCCAGCTCCTTGGTAAAATTTTCTCTGCGTTTTTCCAATTCTGCAGCAGTCTGAAAAGCAAGAACAGCCCAGAAAGATTATCTACGTATACATATAACTCTCATATCATATCAGTATAGGATGTACTTAAATTTTTTGAACTAAATGACGGACAAATAGCAAGTCCACCCATGAGAAACTATGTAAAGCTCGAATTTTAAGTTCAAATGACAAAGACTCTAGACTCTCAAGTCTGAAAGCATGTGAATTGCAGAATGCTTAACCGGGCATTGGTAGCCTAGTGATTGGATAACTGCGGATAGAATAGCCAATTAAAGGTTCTTAAATAAGCGTATACACGAACAGAGAAGATTGAGGCACAAACCTTGGTGAAGATCCCAACACCACACTCCATAGCAACTTTAGCCAAGAACAGATCATCAGCAAGCAATCGTTCCTTAAATCCACCGAACTGAAGCAACCACCGGAACAGCGGCGACTTCTCAAGCTCAAAATACCTATTAACAATGGAACCCGGCACCCTCCCCGCTTGAATCGCCTCGGCCAAGTCCTTGGGCAAGGTATCCAAAGTCCTCCTTGCCTAATTCCACACAGCTCGCACTCGTAACTATAGACTACGAACTCAAAAACAAAGAAATGTAGACATCTACCTCTGCTATTGCGAGAAAGGCATCAGCACGATTGCGGTCTGCAGCACCATCGTCATCACCTTTTCGGCCATCTCCTCCTCCGCCACCACGACCACCTCCAGGGCCACCATCTGAGCCGCCAGTTCCACCTCCATCGCCGGAGAAAAATACGAGCGTGGTGCGAGATCGGTTAGGAGAAGTGGAGGAGGAGAGAAAGAGAGTAGAAAGTTTAGAAGAGGTGACGGTTAAACGGCGGGGAGTGGGAATGGAGAAAGTCTTATGGTTTTGGGTGTAGTTATGGGAGTGGAAAGAAAGGGAACGAGTGGAGAGGTTGCAGAAGGTGGCGATCACCATTGGAGGAGAGGAAGATGGGATCAGTGAGGGGGTGGGGCTGTTGGGTTCGGTGGAAGAGAAGTAAGATGAATGGCGCCACTACTTTCAAACCAAACACTACTCGCACTCTTCTCCACGCTCTTACTACGCTCTCTTACAAATTacctcaaaaaaaaattagctgCTGTTAGAGTGGTCTATGTGAAATAAAAGACTTTTAAGTTATagacgggtaaattacactcatggccagtTAACTTTGTTTAGTTTACGATATAGTCACTGGATTTCAAAAAGCAATATAAATGTCACTTAACCTGACATTAAATTACATCTatgactatttttttttttatctttgaatCACTTTTCAACGGTTTTAACTTCTCTTTCCCTCTTTATTTTGCCCAtcccttctttcttctttctttcacaACTTGATTTCTTCAtccctatttttttttctatctatTCTCtactaaaaaatgaaaaaaaaaactgcaaATCTCTaataacatatgaaaaaaaattgaattttgaaAACTGGAATAGAATGGAAACATGTGAAAAATTGTGAAATGAGAAGAAAGAAACCCTACTTTTAACATGTCTCTTATCTTTCCAATAGATTTAGTTGGAGTGAAAGTGAAAATTAATTACACGAATCAGTAtgtaaatacaaaaaataaaaaagggtaAAAGTTCTACTTTTCTTATTTAACTATCTAACCTTGCATTGCATCTCGCTCATGTTTTTCATGTTTGTATCTTTCAGGTGGGTTGCTACTTCTGGCAATGTTATTACCGGAGGGTATGTACATATATAGTGATTTAAACATGTTTATGGTACTTTTGTtttcaatttaaacataaaaCAATCGTGGAAGTTGTCTCTAACTAACCAAATTAGTTGCATTTGTATATAATATCTAATTGACAAGAACAATGTTTCTCTTTTTCatgaaagaacaagtttgtgacaTGAAAATTTATAATATGGATGATAGTTTGCACAATAATTTTGGTGGAGGCGGTCACTTATGCTTTGTTTGTGATAACTTGTTACCTCAACTCGGTCACGTGCCAATACTATGTTAATGATTTGACGTCGTGTTGGTTCCTACAAGACAATATGCATGTCAGACGGGGCCGGAGTCCGGCAAACCTGCTCTGATGTCTAAGTTAGTTTGTGATTATGGAAGGGTATGGACTAGTTTAgagatagtagttaacgtaCCGAACCTTATGCTTATACCTGTGTATTTATAGTGCATGATTAAGTTAAGGTTGTCACCTCCTTAGGAATCCTTACAAGCTTAGGATTTCGTATCCTTCAAGGATTCTGAATCCTTGAAGGAATCTTTTATCTAATAGAATTCTAGAAGGTCCTTTGATGCATTGAGGTTTAGAGGTTTGGGCGTTTGTGATGGGTCACCGGTTGTTGGGCTTGGGCCGCATCGACCGTTTTCGATCTGTTGAAATGAGGTTGGGGTCATCTTGGACGTGTTTGGGCCTTTATCATGATTTGGGCTTGGGCCGTAATGAGGATAGTGATGACATCATGCACGTGATATCATTTAGCCCGATATCATATGTCCTCCACCACCTAGTCATTAAGACATTCTTCAGGATTCTGTAATAAATCCTTTTATGGAAGGTGTATTTTGTTAGTTGGCTCCAAGTCTTTATTCTTTCAGAATCCCCATAGGGCCTTTTTCTATTTGTGATGATGTGTCAGCTAGGGGATGGTTCTGGGATCTTGTGTTTTGGCGGCTTTTTAATGATTAGTTCTTATTCCTACGCTGGAGACGCTTCAATTGTCTTTAGAGTTTTTTGgttttccttttcttctctTTATCTTCCTTATTCTTCGTCATTTCATTTTATCCTTCCATTTCCCTTTCTCTTAAGTTTTCCAAGCTTCTCGTTTTTTCTCTGTTTCACTTCCTTCGTTATAAGCTCATCTTCCCTTTCTTCTACCATGCTTCGAGCTGGGACTTCTCGGAGTAAAGGTAAGGGCTTCAACAAGAAGAGTAACCTTAGAGACGAGGAAGATGATGAGTCCTCCAAACCCAAGGCTTCTCGCCTAAAAAAATTCGAGCAGCCTACTACTTTTGATGAGTTCACCCTAGCCACTATGGTGTCTAATTTCCCTGAATTTGCCCATCTTGAAGTTAGGGTTCCTTCTCTAGACCAAGTAATAACTGAAGCTCTAGAAGGCCATCGGGGTTTCTACGAGATTTTCCTCGAGAATGGGGTACGTCTCCTCTTTTCTGACAACGTCCTGGATGTTTTGGGAGAACTTGGGATATGCCCCACTCAACTATCTCATAATGTCTAGCTCGACCTTTTGGGTTTGGCCAAGGTTTGTGAAGATCTAAAGTGTACTTTGATAGGGCGCCTCTTCCGTCATATTTGGACTCCTCATTGTCGTTAAATTAATGATGCTCTTTACATTTTGAAGGTTCCTTCTAGGATGTCTTCCTTTGTGAATGATAAACCATCAAACAATAAAAACTTCAAGCCTCGCTGGTTTTGGATTTGTCTGCCTGGGGATGAAGATGGGAAGATTTTGGGAGATTCCATTTACCCTCTTGACTTTCCCTTCCAATGCTCCTGGAATCTAACGGCAGGGATGCCTTTCGAGACTTGGCTCTTCCTCCTTTTTCTGCCAATGAAAGAGATATTTTGAACATTCTGCTCAGGCTAAACCTTCACTTCTCCAAGGATCATATGCTGAGTCACTTGGAGCGAACTCAACCCTTTTTGGTGTTGGATGGGAGACACCGAGTTCACTTGGAAGGGTCTTTTGCTTATGTTTGTATTGTCGTGGGTAAGTGAACATCTTCTTATTTATACTTTGTTTTGATTGGGTTGATTTTGATAATGGGTAATGCTTATTTTAATCACCAGCTCATTTAGTGGAGGCTCAAAGGTGGGCCCGCAAAGAGGCTAAGGCAGTGGCAAGGCGTGCTGAAGTTGTCAGGCTTCGGGCTGAGGAGGAAACTGATAGTTCCTTAGTCACGACTTCTTCATTGCCAGATGGCTTACCCCCATGTAGGCGCACCAATGGTTGTTGAAGGTGTGCATCTTACTTCTCGCTCAATATGTTATATTTTTGGTAGTTTTAGTGTAATCGTTTTTACCCTTGGTGTACTTTCAGATTCAACTTCATCTTCTAGTGCTGCTGGGATTAACATTGTGCCTTTAGCAACTGTTCCCATTTCCTGTGGTGGTCCTATTGAGGTGGTTGCTGCTCCCCCAAACCCTCCTGTTTTTGTGGATTTGGGGGAAGATGATACGCCACTTGCCTCCACCGGGGGTCCGAGGCTGGATTTGAAGTGGataatgttggggtttagtgtcctatagtcaattgttctaggatataaaccagttgtaaatgaattgttctttatatcatttgttttaataagatatgattttcaaactatataaaggcaattacttttaagaactaaacaagtctaataaaaggaaatccctaagtttatttaaagtgattataaagtgttcatacaagcatgaagtgagacaaaacattataataaactaataaacataaaaccaccccaagtcaagtaatatgttttgaatagggattgacataatactgtagagacttgcatgtaacaatgttttctgtcgagacagagagatgatctcataagctttagacatgcagatatctggacagttatatggatccagtgaaggagttcattaggattggggacccgacttgagataacaggatggatggatttatcctatgtcacatgttcatcacattggtattaataggtataagtaatcctcagactcaaatgaatgttaattagtgattctggattatggaatgtgatactttgactctgttcaaacacgatacataacagagatgactctggggtgtgtgcgggaaggcgttgggtatcacaggaagtaattgcaggataattaacATTgaattgagcatttgtcactcctgataaataggagatatgtccaaggatcgcttgtggaagacttgactctaaatccttgcaaggtgatagcttaagacttaaaatagagatttcacttaacctatctattcggagttaactcggcctgtacaagtaaaataaacgtctcgctatatgtgatttgacataatccatagtcataagattctgttcaatgATGTAGTttataaaggatcgaattatactgtaactaatacagaaaggtcacgtccagtccccggaattccttccgagctttgtgaatcctctactgagctctttaaaggtagagcacaaaccttttacaagaTAGtcactgagtatacaagagtaccttcctccattcctctactcaatactatatctaccgctgagtgctataaccgagcaactcagcttctcctttctattcttctagaaatgataagtgtttgttctAAACTATAagctaagaacactttagatgaaattgaatcactctagacttttacacaagaatatgaattggtgtaagatttttgctttgcttttctaatACAGAACTTCGAGTAATGATTTGGTCTGCGTtttgacttgatgaagatctgcatcgaatgaagcatttgagaggcctatttatagtgacacttgaggcaccggtcatttcgaatttcgaaataaccgttggagggcaACGGCTTcttgtcgctttcactcagtcagtGCTCAGCGTCTTTTTGTCAGGCTGGTCATGATGTCtctacatttttggcaaagtcttccagacaactTTCtacgtcttctgaactttacctaaagtagaaatactttgacTCTAAGTTGTTCAGGTCAgctgctgacctgacttccttgtcgcacaactcagcagcttcgtcttgaagcttttgggaaggcttctcgatccttctcttcgCTGGGCTTGTGTTTCATTCATCTTGAGCCAcgttttgatctgcttgggTCGTGTGGCTTTCAACttattgacttgggcttgactttctcatatgggcctttgggccttgttcatttaatgttttgattcttataaatacaattaactcaacattgaacaaacacattagtattaataaatcaaagcatttaaatttaatgtgtttgaatatttttatcatggtgaattaactatacttaaataattttgtcaaatcaaaatcatgtggaaaggtgtttcaacagcttACTGCAGCTTTCCGTTTGAGAACTTCCTGGAAAGCAGAAAGGACACTAAGATGTTCGAAGTATTCTGCATCTTTCAGCATTACCAAAAGCCGGGAAATATCCTCCACAATCCCAAGAATTTCAAAGGAAACATCTTCCTCAAATAGCTTGTTCCAAAGCTGCAAAatttaaagaaaatgagaagaaTGGGAATTAAACAAGTcagaaaacacaaaacaacaaaGGAAACTTTCTTATCTCACGATGATCGTATTGATGGAAACGGTACAGTTCATCCAAGTCGGCGGTCTCTGTTACTTGGTGCACTGTTTGATGGTTTACTCCCTTCCAATTGCCTTCCCCGGTCTTCTTTCTTTTAGCCTTCGGCTCTTCGGAAGAAATGATAATTTCTCTCTTCGATCGTTTGGTAGAAAAGGCGCAGTCCGGGGGAAGAGAAACTACCATTTTTTCTAAGGTTAAGCTATGTTCCATTTCTCTCTCAGTAAAACATTCGAGACGAAGCAATCTTTCAGTATTAGATATATTAGAGTCTGTATCTGAAGCTGGAGGATTGCTTCCTTCAACGGCTGCTTTGGAGTTTTTGGAGGAAGAAGCTATGTCTTTCTTTGAAGGTGCCAGGGAAGGTTTCGGCTGTTGCCGATTCTCTTCGGATGATAGAAAATCGGAAGAGGAGCTCATTTCAGCACGAGGAATTGAAGAGGTCGCTTCAACTTATGGGATTATTGGGGTCTCTCTAAAGGGTCCAAGTGAAGGGGAAGTGTTCACATGGATTCTATTTCCAGAAGGAGGAGTTGTAAAATCTTCCAAAGGAATGACACATTTGGGAGTAATGGGCTTTGGAGCTGTTGAAGCACGTTGGATTGTTTTTGGCTTGGAAATTATAGCAGGAACCAGTTCGGTGATGAGGTTCGGTTTTGGTTTCATTACGACCGAAGAAGTGGCATTCGCTTTTTGTTTTGTGGGAACCGAAGGAGATTGCTTCGACTTTGTTAGAGTTGGAGAGGGCTTCGTCTTTGTTTGGGAAATGCCCATATCTTCAATCACTAGGGGGCGATGTTCGGAATTCGGCTCCTTACTTTTTTGGGCAGCTTCCTActctttctccatttttttcaaataaGCTAGCATGGTATCATGAACAGACATGGTCAGAATGGCCTACAAAAAGAAATTCGAAGACCaaatcaaaaattaaattaagaagTCACCTTCGGCATCAATAAACATGGGAGTTTTTGGATAGATGATCACATGGTTATGGGAGTAAAAGAAAGTCCTACCACGACTTTGAAGCACCCTAAGCATATCTTTGTAATCCCAATCATATTTGTAGGCTTCAATCTGAAGCCGGGATCTATTTTCAACAACTGCTAAGGCATGTTTTGGTTTCCAGGTGCTGGGAGATTTTGGATCGGCCATTTAGTAGGAAAGGGATACCCGTGTGAAGCATAGGGGTTATTGAGATT includes:
- the LOC136226804 gene encoding protein RETICULATA-RELATED 4, chloroplastic-like, translating into MVIATFCNLSTRSLSFHSHNYTQNHKTFSIPTPRRLTVTSSKLSTLFLSSSTSPNRSRTTLVFFSGDGGGTGGSDGGPGGGRGGGGGDGRKGDDDGAADRNRADAFLAIAEARRTLDTLPKDLAEAIQAGRVPGSIVNRYFELEKSPLFRWLLQFGGFKERLLADDLFLAKVAMECGVGIFTKTAAELEKRRENFTKELDFVFADVVMAIIADFMLVWLPAPTVSLRSPLAVSGGPIAKFFYSCPDNAFQVALAGTSYSLLQRIGAIVRNGSKLFAVGTSASLIGVGLTNVLINARKVLDKSFAGEAEDVPILSTSAAYGVYMAVSSNLRYQILAGVIEQRILEPLLHQHKLFLSAICFAVRTGNTFLGSLMWVDYARWIGIQKERE